Within Streptomyces sp. SS1-1, the genomic segment GTTGGCGGTGCCGAACTTGGTCTGCCCGCTGTGCACGGTGCTGGACCGCCAGCCCTCGTAGGCCGCGGAGTCGACGATTTCCCGCATCGCGGCGAGCAGGCTGTCCTGCTTCTCCGCGGAGTCGGTGGAGAACAGGTTGAGGACGGTCAGGTTCTTACCATCGGCGGCGATCTTCGGCATTCTCTCTTCTCTTCCGGTCGGTGATGAAAGAAGCAGAACTCGAATGGTGATCGGTGCTTCCGGACCAGCATGACAAGGCCGCAACCGCTGGTGAAGGGCGCTGTGTTCAGGTCTCCGCGCGGATTGTCAGGTCTTTCGCGGCAGCGTCAGATCTTCTACGGCTACGTCAGGTCTTCGACAAGTGCTCTTGGGTGCCCATCGGCCCGCGCGCGATGCTCGGGTGATGAATTCCTCCCCTGCGAAAGCCGAAATCGGCGGACTGCTCGACCGATATCTCATAGGTCTCGACGACGAAAAGCTCGACGACGACTGGGCGCGCGCTCTGTTCACCGACGACGCCCGTGTGGAGTTCCCGATGGCCCGGCACGAGGGCGTCGGGGGTCTGGCCGACTGGCACCGCGGGGCGCTGGAGGCCTTCGCCCGCACCCAGCACCTCAACTCGCCGGCGGTCGTGGACCTCACCGAGGACGACCGGGCGGTGCTGCGGGCCAATCTGGTCTCCACGCATGTGCACCACCCGGGCACGCCCGGCGATCCGCTGTTCGTGTCCGGCACGCTCGTGCGGGGCGCGGCCCGGCGCACCGGCCGGGGCTGGCGGCTGACGGAGCTGTCGTTCCACCTGGTGTGGTCGACGGGCAGCCCGCCCCGCCCGGCGGACGCCCGATGAGGGCCCTGGCCGCCGGCGTCCAGGAGGACCGGATCGCCGCGATGCTGCTGGGCATCGGGGTGATCCTGCTGGTCGGCGCCGGTCTGGGGGCGCTCGCCCGCAAGGTCGGCCAGCCCAAGGTGATCGGGGAGATCACGGCGGGCATCGTGCTGGGGCCGAGCCTGCTGGGCCTGTTCCCCGGTGACCTGACGGACCGTCTGTTCCCGTCGGACGTGCGTCCGTTGCTGTTGGCGGTGTCGCAGGTCGGCCTGGTGCTGTTCATGTTCGTGGTGGGCTGGGAGTTCGAACGGCGGCTGATCCGGCCGCACGCCCGGCTGGCGGCCGGGGTCTCGCTGTCGTCGATCGTGCTGGCCTTTGGACTCGGGGTGGCCGCCGCCGCCGTGCTGTACCCGCACCACGACACGGTGGCCGGGAAGCACATCTCGTTCCTGGCGTTCGCCACCTTCATGGGCACCGCGATGTCCGTCACCGCGT encodes:
- a CDS encoding nuclear transport factor 2 family protein, producing the protein MNSSPAKAEIGGLLDRYLIGLDDEKLDDDWARALFTDDARVEFPMARHEGVGGLADWHRGALEAFARTQHLNSPAVVDLTEDDRAVLRANLVSTHVHHPGTPGDPLFVSGTLVRGAARRTGRGWRLTELSFHLVWSTGSPPRPADAR